The following DNA comes from Malania oleifera isolate guangnan ecotype guangnan chromosome 12, ASM2987363v1, whole genome shotgun sequence.
TTCAATTTCAATCTCCATAAGAAAACATTGACATACTAATAATGAAGAATGTGTTACTACTGATTTAATAGTTCTTACTAAACTGAAACAAACTCCTCTCTTCCAATCTCCATAATAAAACATTGTCATAATGAGGAGGAAGAATGTGTTCCTCTGATTTAGTAGTTCTTACTAAACTAAGACGAATTCCTCACTTTCAATTTCTACCACCGCAGGAAAACATTGACATGCTAAGGAGGAAGAATGTGTTACTACTGATTTCGGACCTCGACCTCTCCCATGGTGAGCTTTCAGTTCTTGAGCAGATGTACAGTGAGTCACGACTACATCCGACGAGAGCAGAGAGCCAGTACGAGGTAGTGTGGCTACCAGTAGTCGACCGATCAACACGCTGGAATGAAGAGAAGCAACGCCTATTTGAGACCCTGCAAAGCACAATGCCATGGCATTCTGTGTACCACCCTTCGATGATCGATCTTGCGGTCATTAGGTACATCAAGGAAGTGTGGCACTTCAACAAGAAGCCCATGCTGGTGGTGCTGGATCCACAAGGACGAGTTGTCAATCTTAACGCATTCCACATGATGTGGATTTGGGGAAGCTTGGCATTCCCCTTCACTAGCTCGAGGGAAGAAGGGCTGTGGAAGGAGGAGACATGGAGGATTGAGCTGTTAGCAGATAGCATTGAGCCAATGATCTTTCATTGGGTATGGTTAATTACATTAGTTTCTATTCAGAACAATGCTCTTACTGCACACATAATCCAGTAGTCCTGGCATAaagcttaattaaaaatatttgattCAATTGGATTCTATGACTTGACAGATTGCAGATGGAAAATACATTTGTTTGTACGGAGGAGAGGATTTGGAATGGATTCGAAACTTCACCAAAGCCGCAAGCACCGTCGCCAAGGCTGCGGGCATCCAACTAGAGATGCTGTACGTGGGGAAGAGCAGCCCCCGGGAGAAAGTTCGAAAGAACTGCGATGCCATTATGGCAGAGAAACTCAGCCACACCTTAGGGGACCTAACTCTAATCTGGTTCTTCTGGGTGAGGCTGGAGAGCATGTGGCACTCCAAGACGCAGCACGGCAAGACCGTCGAGAACGATCCAATCATGCAAGAGATCATGATGATGCTCAGCTTCGACGGCAGTGAGCAGGGGTGGGCTGTGATCAGCAAAGGACCGGCAGAGATGGCAAAGGCCAAAGGGGACACCATCTTAAAAGGCATGATAGATTTTGAATCCTGGAAGGATGAGGTTCCATCTAAAGGCTTTGTCAATGCACTCAATGACCATCTCCAAGAGCGTCGGACTCCGCATCACTGCAACCGTCTAATACTGCCGGGAACCACCGGAAGCGTCCCTGAGAGGGTAGTTTGCGCCGAATGCGGACGAGCTATGGAAAGGTTTGTCATGTACCGTTGCTGCACTGACTAATTCCGATAATTTCTTGGTGCACAACTCGCGTATGCAATCCTTTTGAGTTGTACATCTAACAATGCTGGTTAATTAACTTTAAAAGGCAAGGTGTGGTGTTGTTGAGGGAGTATATTTGTTTTAAACTCCTGCGTGTGCCTTTCTTCAGGATTAATAAATAactatttctatttcttattgtaatGGTTGGCTTTGCTATCTTACTATTTTAATAAGTTAAGGTCTCCTCAttggtattttctatttttgtttatCCAAAGTGaaagaaacatattataaaaatatgtttttgtgTTGATCATTTTTATGTTTCTATTGTCAATTTTCAATTGTTCGTCAAAAAactgaaaatttaattttatgattttctatTATTTTGATAACTTCTTGTcaaaatttgtaatatttagaaataattttatcaaattaaattattcattttatacacttttaaattaaaatcaaaattaaatgatcatatgaatttaaatataattataatatatgtatacattaatttcaaaaaataataataaagtttaTTACAAAGTACTTTGTTGTTTTTCAATTGTCACAtccaataatttttttattgtatagtaaattttgaaagtaaaataattaagtaaaataattataaaaaatttatttttatttgattttaagATGGAAATGaccattttttaattaagttctaatttgcattaattttataaatattaacaaaACAAGTTGCTGATTtacaatttttagtttttatttttatttatctaatttttgacaatgataccaaacggTCTCCAAAAATGCGAGAAGCTTCTTTGTTATGAGACCAAATAATAAGAGAATGTATTGATATAAAGGCTATTAATTGTCATAACACCGAAATCAAGCATACTTCATGCTAATTAAGTATTTATATTTCCTATCAACAAAATCTAATATAGAAAAATTGAAGAGTATGTTGGATTTGGAAAAAGTGAATAACAAAGGATTCTAATTCCTCCCAAATTGTATCATTATTCAAGTGGTAGGttagaaattaaaaattagagCAAAAGACACTAACATTTCCTAAGatttaattaaagaaaaaaaacccAATAACCTGAAGTTTccaaaactctaaaaaaaaaaaattttaaatgaaagtTTGCGTCTTTTTGGCTATCTCAAGGGATGTcttttcaattttgaaaaaggTTTGTAGTATTCTTCAAACTTCAAGATTTctatgtttttatcaaatttcgGAGATGAATGTCTTTTGatctaaaaataatcatatacaaTGGGTGTCCAATGAAAGCAATTAGCTATATCATTTATTCAACGATCACTTTCAAAAACTTATAAAAGCCAaaaacccaaaattcaaaattaaaatctaataacctccataattattattttttaaaattaaaaactcgttcactttttttcatttttctttaaaataaaattattttttgagaaaacAATCACAAAtctttttatcaaaaaatatCATTTACTAAATACACAATTCAATTACAAATgtgcttatcattcaaaatcaCCAACTCCTGCACAAAAGGCCCCAAATTTACACGGAATAACTTATCATATTTACTATTTTTAGGGAATAATAGGAAGTTAGAGCCTACCTTATTATTTTCTAAGAGATAATGAAGAGTTCAAAAATAGTGAGAAGTTAAAATtgtatttttaaaacaaaaataattttattaaatgttGTCTATAATTTGTaaatattacaattataaaaTAACTTGTAAATTAAAGAGCATTTTAAGAGAtataatataagaaaaaaaattagacaaaagacactgacctcctctaagattttaaagaaaaatactaatttcgatttcaaaaattttaaagacCCCTcataaggtttcaaaaatatcatatatttcataaaatttgacaaaaagacacaaAACACCTctcaaaaaacttattttttcaCAAAATATAATGAGATTTATCTTTTTTGGGTGAAACTTAAGAAAGATCCTTAAAATCTTTCAAACCTCATAAGAGAGTCATTTTTCCAAACTTCAAGGAAAGTTGCTTACAAAATTACTATTGAAAACAACTCAAGCTTTTAATCATTAATAAAGATATATGAATGTTTAATACCTAAAAAAAAACCatatatttttattcattatttGATTTGCATTTATCTGACATGATACTACAGACCAACGCATTCAGTGTCAACATGATATGATACATatgtaattataaaaatatttttaagggtAAAAAGCATCTACATTATTTGTCAAAAAGACGGAAACTTTAAGCCTCCACCTCCTCATGAATTTGCCAAAAAAGACATAAACATTtcctcaaaaaatttattttttttataaaatacaaaaaaaagttTATATAATCTGATGAGGTTCTTGAAATTCTTAAAACCTTAATAGGAGATCTTtaacatttttgaaactttaagaaaaatcattatCTTTTTTCAAATCTCAAAGTAGTTTAATATCTTTTCTCCTAAAACGAATTATATAGATAATTGTCTATTTTGGAATGTAGAAAAGACATTAAAAGACAAGTTAATTTTTGTCATTAAAACATTTAAAAGGAATATTTTATTGACCCATGTCACTATACTGAAATGAATaatgaaattataaataattttataaaattataaattctcttatattcaattttgttattattattaacaaaattataattttttttaggttCACTAGAGTACTTCCCATCATTTCAAAATGTATTCATtctctttgttagttatgtttactttttgttgtcctaatttgaTTTGGTGATagtgttagttttttttttaggatttttctacactctcccttttgttttatcttataaTCACGATATTCTTCCGTCATAGGtaaggatatattaataaataaataaaggtactatcctctttttctaaaaaaaaaaaaaaatcaatagtttcaccctagtttagatattaaggtTATGTTTGATTTACgaaatgtctttttttttttttaaataaatctaTTTTAATaagttaattataattaattatataaaaaattatgtattacattagaataaataataaaaaatttattaatctaATAATAAGAAATAGACAAAAAATAACTATTTTGTTCTTATTACATGTTACATAAAATAATTAAACCATTCCTTTGATTCCCAAAACttatattccatcttatttcaATGAATGCCTATTTCATtaagtgaaaaaataaaaataaaaataaaaatttcaaaaccatgATACCATGTTATGAAATAATTTGTCCTTTAATGGTCTTCTGACTTTTCAAGACAAAAAAATTTAGGAGAacataaaaatatagaaaaacattctatatttattttttatatatattaaatgataattttgATCTTTAATCTTgccctttatttatttatacaaTATGTCTACTGATGAATTTTATGCTTTTAtgctttaataattttttaactaCTAATGTTAGTGTGTATAATTTGTTTTAAATACTAATATGTAGTTAATTACTTATAATAGTTCACCAATTCAATCCTATGgtcattattttctttttcttttcttttttcatgtAAAATTTTTATCCAAACAAATCCTTGctacaaagaaaataaatttccCACTCATTTTTCCATCCTTTCCTTTCTCCAATCAAATTCTTAATCAAAACGAATCCttgattaaaataaataatattactTAAAAATTTCTTAATCCAAACAAACCCttgattaaaataaataatattactTAAAAGCACTAATAGTAATTTTTATCAAACAAAAAGTGCTTAATGAAAAAAAGTACTTATCATTTTCCTTGAAGGAAAAAAAAGCTAAAGCACAAAAATTCCCCAACAATCCTACCAAAAATTAAACATCAAGTAGGAAAATCCAACACCCCCTTGCTTTACCCTAGTGACAAAATAAATCTTTTACTAATGGACtgttaataaaatataattttacttttaataaaataatattttaaaatgacatcaactcaaataaaattaattttaaaaaattgatcactataatatttttaaaacagagAAAACAAACTAAAAATTTAATTGATTCTAGAATTGAaagatttattattatattaaaatttaaaaaatacacataaaaaataaataaatgatatgaaCTTAGATGAATTAAAGGACAAAAGATATTTATTTCCCTAGGTTTGATAAAAGAGTCCAAAACCTCAACTAAAGTTTAAAGAATTCCAATAACCTTTTCctaggtttcaaaaattccaaaataactctCCTCAAAAAATACCACATGAATATTCTACATATTCAAGAATGAATACATGAATTTTCAATGAATTTGAGAGAAATTGTATTGagaaataatttgtatgaaactTGCGGTGCATCTATTTGTGTGAGGCCCTAGATATATAACTGCTCAAGATATCATTTCATCCTGACCGAATTGATTTTTGTACTGAATTACAAAACCTTTTGGTCATTTCCCTAATTTTACAAAAAGAAAGTATTTTGATGTAAGTCTTATTTCTTTATGAAATTTTCCAGAGATTAGAGTCATTTTTCCTTAAATTAAATTGATGACAAATAAAGGAATTGCAAACCTAACTTTACTAATTTGGTGACTTTTGATCAATCAATTAACATAGGTATACAAATCAACTCTTCACCATTCACCAATCCTTTTAAATGTTATCCAAGTTGCTAGTTGATCTAagtcaattttaaaaatatattttaattttaaaaaaacattttatCATCATCCTATTTGCATGTAAATtgtatataaataattttaaaataataaaaatatttaagtatttttcccaaattattagattatttatttttcatatacttttaatcttttataaaaatatgtcaATTGCCCTAAACCACAACAAATTAACTTGAGAACATCTTCAATTCATTTACACAATTGGGGAAAAAAAAGGGGGATAAAATTGtcatttacttattttttttagtaGTTTTTGAATACTAGAAGGTTAAGTAGTTTTTGAAAATACAAGAAGGTaaaatgtcattttcaaaaatgGAGTATTGTTGGATTTTACCGACAAGTAAAAGGACTTTTGATTAAAAAATAGTGTATTGTAATGAACAGAAATTTCTTTTTTTAGTTTCTAACTTTAGAAAGAATTAAAGCATGATATTTCATTTTCTAAGCGCAAaacattaatataaaaatcaaaaagagacGAAAATTGTTGTTAAAACATTTTATAAAAGTGTTGGAAAAATATTTCACAGAAAGAAGATtcaataaaaaacaataaaaaaaattttaatagacCTAGCTGAGCATGAAGAATAAAATGATAAAGATATACCAGGAGACAGGTAGCGGAGTGCAACGAGATTCAACACACCACGCTGTTTAAAACTGGCAAAGATATTAATCTCAATTGATCTATGCTTCGGAAACATGAACATCCCCCACATTTTTCAAGAGAGTTCACCAGTAAGAAGCAACCATCCTCCACCACCTccattaaaaaaatcaaaaacaatgATGTTGGATGAGGTTCCAAACAGTGAAGAAATACAAcataaatgcaataaaaattgACCTTTTCATTATCAAGAAagcaaaaaaataacaaaaatatacaaactcaatgaatataaatataattttatgaataatttacatttaatttttaattattttaaaatgaatttttattttttgtagtatttaatatagaaaaaaatatagcGTAAATTGCTTTCCATTCCTTCCCCTTTCCAAACCAAAATTCTGAATTCAAACAGGTCATAAAGACACTATTAACAGTATAAATCCAGAAACAATGCACAAAGCAACAGGGGAAATGAACATTAGATGATGAAGTGTGAAAAGATCTTATCAACAAACAATGGCCCAATTCAGCGCAGGAGCAGGCTACGACCTTGCAAACAGCGTAGCTGCGATTAGAATCGGCTCGAATTGACGATTTCTTTACGCCTTCGTTGACGCGTCCCTCTGGATCTAAATCCAAACGAGGAACGCAACGCCTATCGAATGCGATAAACCTAATTGAGTTCTAAACTAACAAATTATAGAACGAATAGTGAATGAGAAGAGATCAAACACAGCATGACCGTAGACGCATCGGAGATTGCAACGCTCAATCTCTGATTATTGCTATCCCGTACTTTGCTGCAAATGCGGCGTTAGGGTTTTCACGGGCAGAGGTGGTGTCCATGGCTAGGATTTTATAGGGAGTCATGGTGCATGTGGGATCAAGAGAGACcctttgttttgataaaataacGAAATTGCCATTTAATTTGGCATCTCCGCAACCCATTGTCTCTACAATTATAACTCTAACCAATTATAGAATTATTGAACTCAAAATCCACAATGCTGCAAGTTATTGAAACTCAAATTCAACTCAATTAtgaattaatataaaataatataatgtatatataacgttaaatatttacataaaaatatatattataaaagttAAATTAGACTTTTGAGTAGTATTACAATTAAAACTTGAAACTTGAGCTCGATTCATTCAACTATTCAAGTAATTCGAATTCAACTCGAACTTGAGTTGAACCAAATCAAATGAGGTTACTAAGATTGTTGAATTCGAATAGCTTACGACTAAATTTTACTCTCATGTGTAATCGCAAGTATACTTATATAGTCATAATATATATCCACAACTACAGAATAATGTATGAGGCAAAAAAAAAATAAGCTTAATAGaagtgagaaaaagaaaaaaaaattgtgtggctaTTTTATTCTTatgaaacaatctacaattttttCTTAATGTACAATTTATCTTTAAGTGACACTAATTTATTGCTATTTACACAGCTAACACTTTCTTCATCGCTAAATCATCACCACTCTAAAATCACATATCTAActattttcatttcattgcaaCATTTAcatttctttggatcttttaatcagttagattaccattttatctaaaagcttaagttgttaggttatAAAACAACAATGtttatcaaactttaacactcccccgcacgtgcatCCTACAGCACGTggggagataaacaaatgataaataacaccacaaaataaaggCGAACGACAAGACTAAAACATAGGATCTCTTGATAACCAACTCTAATATCATGGTAGATTACTATTTtatctaaaagtttaaaataattagaaatgaaaggaaaagaaaagggtatTGGGTAGCATTAAAAGCTTTTTCATTAGCAAAATCTCTTGGTAGAAATTCACAAAGTTTTTTTAGGTAATAAATAGACAAATAATAAATCCAATGTTGGAATACAAATTTTGAAGTAATTAAAATTAAGACAAGCTTGAATAGGATCAATACTTAATGCATTTTTTAATGTGTTTTTTATGATGAACTATTGATTTTGCTTGAAATGTATTTGCTTTAAATCTCCATCTAGTGTCAGCCGTATATGCGAgtagattactcttggatggaggtaaggggtttatagcatttgtgaaacaagtgtctgaaaatgaattgaagattgacaacaCTCCAATAGTACGAGAATtcccagatgtttttctagaggagttacctggattgcctcctatgcacgaggtggattttcctatagatttacctccagggactgcgccgatttctaaggttccttaccgtatTGCTCCTGCCGAATTGGGAAaattgaaggaacagttgcaggatttattgaataaggggtttatacgacccagtgtatcgccgtggggagctccagtgttattcgtaaagaagaaagatgggtcaatgaggatgtgttttgattacagggagataaacaaggttactcttaagaataaatatcctctaccccgtatagacgatttgtttgataagCTCCAGagtacacaggtgtattccaagatcgacctcagatcagggtatcatcaagtaagagtgaaagcagaggatgttgcgaagatagccttcaggaccaggtatgggcactacgagttcctcgttatgccttttgatctgacgaatgccccagccatattcatggacttgatgaacagagttttccaccagtatttagatcagtttgtagtagttttcattgattatatactagtgtacttgaggagttttgaggatcatgaggtgcatttgaggctgGTGCTGCAGACACTCAGAAAGGAGAAGTTTTATGCCaaatttagcaagtgtgagttttggcttgagaaggttgcatttttaggccatgtgatctcaagagATGGTATAgtagtggatcccaacaagattgacgcggtggtgaattgggccaggccaaggaatgttcaggaagttagaagtttcttggggctagcaagTTATTACTAccgatttgtggagggattttcagctttgtcagaacctctcacgcggttgactaggaaaaatgctagattcgtgtgggatgaagaatgcgagcagagttttcaataattaaagcagcggctcgtcactacaccagttctgacgattccattgggaggtgatggttatgttatctacggtgacgcgtctttgaaatggctcggttgtgtactgatgcagcatggtagggtgatagcatatgcgtctaggtaattgaaagaatatgaaaagaactatcctacttacgatttggaattggctgcggttgtacatatactaaagatttggagacattatttatatggtgaaaggtgtgagatattttctgacgacaagagcctaaagtatttcttcacaaaaaaagagttgaacatgccgcagaggaggtggttggaactcattaaggattacgactgcaccatcagttaccacccaggtaaagcaaatgtggtagctgatgcactgagccgtataTCAGGAGATACAGTACAGCTAGCCGTAGTTATTCAGCAcccgattcaaatggacttgaaaatactcggtgtggaattagtagaaGATGATCCTCGGGCGCTTATTTCCAGTCTGATTGTACAACCTGCACtatatgagagaattaaagttgctcagaaagaTGATCCAAAGTTAGTGGAGATGCTTGCCAGgatacaagatggtcagggagaggaattcagtatttctgaagatggggctttgagatttcgcaccaaattatgtgtgcttgcagatgacagtatcaggaggacgattctagaagaggcacacagatctctatgcACTattcatcctagtagtacgaaaatgtatagggatctgcgagagtatttcgaGTGGAGTGGCTTGAAAAGGGAGATAgtagaatttgtacagcagtgtttgacgtgccagcaggttaaggctgagcaccagaggtcggcagggcagttgcagccacttttcattcccgagtggaagtgggaccacgtatctaTGGATTTTGCTACTAGGTTGCCACCAGCGTcgcatggtcaaaatgctatttgggtggtggtagatagattgacgaagacaacgcactttctgcctattaagattagctaccctatgaacaggttagcggagatttacatacaggagattattcgaccccatggagtgtcggtatccatagtctcagaccgtgattcacgttttacatcacggttctggaggagcttgtaggaggcattggggactcagctagcatttagcACCGCTTACCaacctcagaccaatggtcagaccgagagaacaatccaggtattagaaaATATGCTTCGttcctgtgtgctagactttggaggtagctggattcaattTTTGCTGCTAgatgaatttgcttataataacagttatcaaactagtattggcatgacaccctacgaggcattatatggtaggagatgccgatctcctcttttttgggatgaagtaggtgaaaggcgagttttgggactagaaatgattcagcaagcatgtgataaagtcccaCTTATtcaagataggatcagtgcagcacagagtcgacagaaaagcaaTGTAGATACTCGCCGCTAGGAACtagaatttggagtaggtgattatgttttcctgaaaatag
Coding sequences within:
- the LOC131144647 gene encoding protein SIEVE ELEMENT OCCLUSION B-like; amino-acid sequence: MAASGPGFNVRPGGGRTRQMIRGDGHMFSSSEDNAMMKQITATHAPDGREFDVRPLLYIIEDILRRSAPTTHGTVDGDEAQAEIQDDKALHAEDDMLELLAHTINKISCEISCKCSGGGDAHLTTVALFNQLSSYSWDAKVVLALAAFAVGYGEFWLVAQLYTTNPLAKSVAIFKQLPDILERTDTLKPKYEALANLIRAMLDVTKCIIEFKELPSQYIAPDTPEMVTATAHIPTAVYWTIRSIIACASQIMGLIGMGHEYTASTTEAWELSSLAHKVNNIHNHLMNQLIRCYQHIDEKRHIEAYQTLVRLFEVPHLDNMKILKALIYAKDDQQPLFDGFTKRRENIDMLRRKNVLLLISDLDLSHGELSVLEQMYSESRLHPTRAESQYEVVWLPVVDRSTRWNEEKQRLFETLQSTMPWHSVYHPSMIDLAVIRYIKEVWHFNKKPMLVVLDPQGRVVNLNAFHMMWIWGSLAFPFTSSREEGLWKEETWRIELLADSIEPMIFHWIADGKYICLYGGEDLEWIRNFTKAASTVAKAAGIQLEMLYVGKSSPREKVRKNCDAIMAEKLSHTLGDLTLIWFFWVRLESMWHSKTQHGKTVENDPIMQEIMMMLSFDGSEQGWAVISKGPAEMAKAKGDTILKGMIDFESWKDEVPSKGFVNALNDHLQERRTPHHCNRLILPGTTGSVPERVVCAECGRAMERFVMYRCCTD